The Verrucomicrobiota bacterium genome segment TAGTCTGTATGCATCAACAAATTGCCATGCCGCCGCAGTTCCGGAGAAGGGGGCGTCGCCGGGTGCACTGGTTCCTGGCCGGTGTGATTACCGTCGCGATCGCCCTGGCGGCGGGCATTGCCTGGCGGCAACAGGAGAAACCGGTGCTGGTCACGACCGAGACGGCGGCAATTCGTGACATCACCCAACGGGTGACAGCCACCGGCAGAATCCGTCCTGAAGTCGAAGTCAAGATTTCGCCGGAGGTGGCCGGCGAGATCATCGAACTGCCGGAAAGGGTCGGCCAGGCGGTAAAGCGGGGCGATTTGCTTGTGAAGATCAAGCCGGACAATTACCTCGCGCGGGTGAAGCAGGCTGAGGCGGCGCTGAGCGCCGCCGACGCCGACAGCCTGCAGCGCAAGGTGCAAATGCTGAACGACCAGCTCGACGAGCGGCGGGCGCAATCATTGTTCGAGAAAAAGTTGATCTCCGACTCCGAATTCAAGGCTGCGCAAACCAAAAGCCAGGTTTCGGCGGCTTCCTACCAGGCGTCCCTCCACAACATCGACGTCTCACGCAGTTCTCTGGATCAGGCGAGAGATCTCCTGAGCAAGACCGTGATCTACGCCCCGATGGACGGCACGATCACCGTCCTGAGCAGCGAAGTCGGTGAGCGGGTGGTCGCGACCGGCGATTTCGCGGGGACCGAGGTGATGCGCGTGGCAAACCTGCACGCGATGGAAGCTCGGGTGGAGGTTAACGAGAATGATATTGTAAACGTGGATCTGGGGGATCCGGTGCGGGTCCAGGTCGATGCTTACCCGGACCGGGTCTTTTCGGGCACGGTCAGGCAGATCGCCAACACGGCGACGGTAAAGAACGAGAACACGCAGCAGGAAGTGACCAATTTTGAAGTCCGAATCGTGGTCCCAAACCCGGAAGTGGAGCTGCGCCCGGGGATGAGTTGCAGCGTCGAGATCGAAACGCAAACGGTTCATCACGTGGTCTCCGTGCCGATCCAGGCGGTCACGGTTCGGACT includes the following:
- a CDS encoding efflux RND transporter periplasmic adaptor subunit; amino-acid sequence: MHQQIAMPPQFRRRGRRRVHWFLAGVITVAIALAAGIAWRQQEKPVLVTTETAAIRDITQRVTATGRIRPEVEVKISPEVAGEIIELPERVGQAVKRGDLLVKIKPDNYLARVKQAEAALSAADADSLQRKVQMLNDQLDERRAQSLFEKKLISDSEFKAAQTKSQVSAASYQASLHNIDVSRSSLDQARDLLSKTVIYAPMDGTITVLSSEVGERVVATGDFAGTEVMRVANLHAMEARVEVNENDIVNVDLGDPVRVQVDAYPDRVFSGTVRQIANTATVKNENTQQEVTNFEVRIVVPNPEVELRPGMSCSVEIETQTVHHVVSVPIQAVTVRTEEGGKTADELKDDRERDERGVSYADAEKEDRKKLRRVVFVKEDGLARQIGVRTGIADDNYVQIVSGIRAGDEVITGSYTAVSKDLKDGKRVEIERPKDGK